Part of the Virgibacillus natechei genome is shown below.
AAGGGAGAGTGAAATAAATTATGAAATACGAAGTTAAAGAAACAAGAGTAAAGCAATTCGAGTTATTAAAAAATGGTGTGGTTATACAGAAAGAGTGTCGTACTTGCAGAGAGTTAAAACTAATTGAGGGCTTTCCAAAATATTCAGTTGGAACAACTAGACCAGATTGTAAAGAGTGCTGGAAGGAGAAACAAAAGCAATATATGGACTCAATTAAGGATAGAAGGAAGGTTTACAAAAATAGGGAAAGAGCAGTTAAACTCAACGCTCCAGATAACTATTCTCTTAAGGACTATGAGGAACTTAAAGAGGTCTCTGGTGGGTATTGCATGATAAGCAAAGAAAAGGTTGATAACCTACAAGTTGACCACTTCATTCCACTGTCAAATAAATTTGGATTAGGAAGCATTAAAGGAAACTTGATTT
Proteins encoded:
- a CDS encoding HNH endonuclease domain-containing protein is translated as MKYEVKETRVKQFELLKNGVVIQKECRTCRELKLIEGFPKYSVGTTRPDCKECWKEKQKQYMDSIKDRRKVYKNRERAVKLNAPDNYSLKDYEELKEVSGGYCMISKEKVDNLQVDHFIPLSNKFGLGSIKGNLILVSEEVNRSKGDMGLLEFMYSERSRGLIDFDQLKDTLNYLAQANGMELNDYIQLVQGIDEMNKASKK